In Halosegnis marinus, one genomic interval encodes:
- a CDS encoding Yip1 family protein, which yields MLDILFSPDRFFRERAGDPGLGGPVAVVAVVALLGAVAAYPAAEAVAAALPAEAQGFSGITIATTLIGAFVGPFVVWILFAAVFHGLSAFLYDAEGDFRDTLAFTGWGFVPAIVTAVVGIVVGFLVWGSVQFPDATDPQAVQQFTREIRQRPEFIVSGVVGLVVLLWRGMLWTFAMQHCRNIEFREALVTVGVPVGLLFLYRLSGLVL from the coding sequence ATGTTAGATATCCTGTTCAGCCCCGACCGGTTCTTCCGCGAGCGCGCGGGCGACCCCGGTCTGGGCGGTCCCGTCGCCGTCGTCGCCGTCGTCGCCCTCCTCGGCGCGGTCGCCGCGTACCCCGCGGCGGAGGCCGTCGCCGCGGCGCTCCCCGCGGAGGCACAGGGATTCAGCGGCATCACCATCGCGACGACCCTCATCGGCGCGTTCGTCGGCCCGTTCGTCGTCTGGATACTGTTCGCCGCCGTCTTCCACGGCCTGTCCGCGTTCCTCTACGACGCGGAGGGCGACTTCCGCGACACGCTCGCGTTCACCGGCTGGGGGTTCGTGCCCGCCATCGTCACCGCGGTGGTCGGGATCGTCGTCGGCTTCCTCGTGTGGGGGTCGGTGCAGTTCCCCGACGCGACCGACCCGCAGGCCGTCCAGCAGTTCACCCGCGAGATACGCCAGCGCCCCGAGTTCATCGTCTCCGGCGTCGTTGGGCTCGTGGTACTGCTGTGGCGCGGGATGCTGTGGACCTTCGCGATGCAGCACTGCCGGAACATCGAGTTCCGCGAGGCGCTCGTGACCGTCGGCGTCCCGGTCGGCCTGCTGTTCCTCTACCGGCTCTCGGGGCTGGTACTGTGA